From Vidua macroura isolate BioBank_ID:100142 chromosome 8, ASM2450914v1, whole genome shotgun sequence, one genomic window encodes:
- the FOXI2 gene encoding LOW QUALITY PROTEIN: forkhead box protein I2 (The sequence of the model RefSeq protein was modified relative to this genomic sequence to represent the inferred CDS: inserted 1 base in 1 codon), with protein sequence MHPLGPRDAAGCPAPSPAPQPPAANPYLWLGGPGAPCPPSGPERGWPQRGWPPLSPLSPARPPYSYSXLIAMAIHSAPGRRRTLSQIYQFVAENFPFYRRGGAGWQNSIRHNLSLNECFRKVPRGEHEPGKGSYWTLDPNCEKMFDNGNFRRRRKRRAEAAGAAEGAGGSGGDQRVARPPPPEATARYGHAVGQA encoded by the exons ATGCACCCCTTGGGGCCGCGCGATGCCGCGGGATGCCCGGCTCCctccccggccccgcagccgcccGCAGCCAACCCGTACCTGTGGCTgggcggccccggcgctccGTGCCCGCCCTCCGGGCCCGAGCGGGGCTGGCCGCAGCGGGGGTGGCCGCCGCTGTCGCCGCTGTCGCCAGCCCGGCCGCCCTACTCGTACT GGCTGATCGCCATGGCCATCCACAGCgcgcccggccgccgccgcacGCTCAGCCAGATCTACCAGTTCGTGGCCGAGAACTTCCCCTTCTaccggcgcggcggggccggctgGCAGAACTCCATCCGCCACAACCTGTCCCTCAACGAGTGCTTCAGGAAGGTGCCGCGGGGCGAGCACGAGCCGG GCAAAGGCAGCTACTGGACGCTGGACCCCAACTGCGAGAAGATGTTCGACAACGGGAAtttcaggaggaggaggaagcggCGAGCGGAGGCGGCCGGAGCGGCGGAGGGGGCCGGGGGCAGCGGTGGGGACCAGCGGGTGGCACGGCCACCCCCGCCCGAGGCCACCGCCCGCTACGGGCACGCCGTGGGCCAGGCGTGA